The sequence GAGATCGGGTGGGTGCTGGCGATCTACAACGCGAGCGGCTTCCTCGCCTCGCTGGTGGTGCCCGCCTGGGCGGACCGCCGCCAGGAGTATCTGGGGCCGATGCTGCTCAGCGGCGTGCTCACGGTGCTGCTGGTGCTGCTGCTGGCCCTGGTCACCACCCTGCCCCTGGTGACCATCGTGCTGGTGGTGGTGGGCGGACCGGCCGGGGTGGGGGTCTCGCTGCTGTGGGCGCATCTGCGCCATGCCGGGGCGCGGCCCGCGCAGATCGTGAACACGCGCGCGATCGTCTCGGTCGCGTGGGTCGCGGGGCCTCCGCTCGCGACGCTCATCATCGGCTGGTTCGGGCCGCAGGCGATCCTGCTCGCGATCGCTCTGGTGGCGCTGGCGAACATCGGCACCACGATGCTCATGATCCGCGGCCACCGCACCGCCCTCGCCTCCGGCACCCCGCCGGCCCCCGCGCACGAGGAGGACGACGTCTCCCTCGGCACGGCGGGCATCGTGCTGGTCACCGCCGCGTTCGTGCTGCTGCAGGCCACGAATGCGACCGCCATGTCGTTCCTGGCCGTGTACGTGCCGCAGACGATGGGCGCGGACGTGGTGTGGGCCGGTGTCGCGCTCGGGGTCGCCGCCGGCCTCGAGGTGCCGGCGCTCATGATCGTCGCGCGGCTGACCACGCGGCACTCGAGCCTCGGCCTGATCCTCACCAGCTGCGTGGCCGGGATCGCCTACTACCTGGGCGTCGCCGTGGCGTCCGGGCCGATCCTGCTGATCGCGCTGCAGGTGCTCAACGCCTGGTGCTTCGCGGGGATCGGTGGGGTGGGGCTCACCCTGTTCCAGCAGATGATCCGTCGGCCGGGCCTGTCCACCGGGCTGTACATGAACACCCGGCGGGTGGGCGCGATCCTCTCCGGCCCGCTCATCGTGCTCGGCGGGGCGACCGTCCTCGGCCAACGCGCCACGTTCCTCGCCTGCGCCCTGCTGACCCTGGTGGGCCTGCTGATCATCGCCGTGGCGGGCCGGCGCAGCTCTCAGATCGTGGCCACCGAGCCCGCGTCGACCCGGTAGTTCGAGCCGGTGACGAAGGAGGCGCGGTCCGAGCACAGGAACGCGACCACGGCCGCGACCTCCTCGGGCTCGCCCCGGCGCTCGAGCTCGAGGTGCGGCCGCTGCTCCTGGAGGAAGGAGCGGATGGCCTCGTCCCGGTCGACGCCGAGCTGCGCGGCGCGCTTGTCCATCATCGCGTCGGTCATCGGCGTGTGGATGAACGCCGGGGAGACCGCGTTGACCAGCAGGCCCTCGCGCGCATAGGTGCGCGAGAGGCCCTTGGACAGCGCGAGCAGCCCGGCCTTGGAGGCGCAGTAGGGCAGCTCGTCGTCGTAGGGCTGCACGGCATCCTCCGAGGTGAGGAACACCAGGCGGCCCCAGCCGCCGCGCCGCAGGGCCGGCAGGAACTGCCGGGTGATGCGCACGGCGCCGAGCAGGTCCGTGGTCAGCGTGTCCACCCACCCCTGGTCGTCGATCTCGTGGAACAGCCCCTGCGCCCCGGTGACCCCGGCGGCGTGGACGAGGATGTCGATGTCGCCGATCGCCTCCTGGACCGCCGCGCCGAGCGCTTCGATCTCCTCGAGGCGCGTGACGTCGGCGGCGTGGTGCAGCACTCGGCCCGCGGAGGGGTCGAGGGAGTCCGCGGCGCGGGCGAGCTCCTCGGGGTCGCGGTCGGTGAGGAACACCGTGACCCCCGCGTGCAGGAGCTCCTGCGCGCTGTGCCAGCCGATCCCGGAGTCGCCCCCGGTGATCAGCGCCTTCTTCCCGGTGATGTGCAGGTCCATGGTCAGCCGATGCTCCCTCGCAGCAGGTCCCGGTCGGTGATCCGGTCGGCGATGACCGTGCGGGCGGCGTCCCGCGCGCCGTCGATCTGCCACATCAGCACGCCGACGGGCCGGCCCTGGTCATCGAGGTAGTAGACGACGCTGCGCTGGGTGTCGTGGTGGACCTCGAGCATCTCGAGGGAGGGGTCGAGGGTGCCGACGGCCTCCCAGCGCACCCCGTAGACCATCGAGTAGAAGTAGGGGGTGTGGTCGTAGGGGGCCTCGGCGCCGGCCATCGCGCGCCCGGCGGCCGCGCCTGATTCACGGGCGTGGTCGACGTGCTCGATGCGGGTGCGGCCGAGGATCGCGTCGGGGTACTCGATGATGTCGCCGGCCGCCCAGATCGCGGGGTCGGAGGTGCGCAGGTGCTCGTCGACCACCACGCCCTCGGAGACCTCCAGCCCTGCCTGTCGGGCCAGGTCGAGGCGGGGCTCGGCGCCGAGGCCGATCACGACGATGTCGCCGCCGACGGCGGTGCCGTCATCGAGGGTGACGCCGACGTCCGCATCGTCCTGCACGGTGATCTGTTCGGCGCGCCGCCCGGGCAGCAGCTCGACGCCGTGGTCGGTGAACAGCTTCTGGTACCGCTGGGCGAGGCTCGGCGGGAACTGGGAGGCGCCGAGCACGTCGTCGGGGAACACGAGGGTGACGTGGGCGCCGTTCAGCGAGAGGGACGCGGCGATCTCGGCACCGATGTATCCGCCGCCGACCACCACCGCGCGCGACCCGTCGGTGAGCAGGTGCCGCAGCGTGCGGTAGTCCGCGAAGCTGCGGAAGTGGATCACGCGCTCGTCCTCGGGGCCCTCGAGACGGCGCGGCTCGGACCCGGTGCCCAGCAGCAGCGTGCCGTAGCCGATGCGCTCCCCGCCCTCGAGCTCGACCTGCTTCGCCTCGCGGTCGATCGCGGTGACCACGGCGCGCACCCGCAGCTCGGCGCCGGTGTCCTCCGCGGTGCCCAGCGGAACGGCGTCCTCGCCGAACTCGGGATCGATCCACAGCTTCTTCGTGAGCGCGGGGCGGGTGTAGGGAGCGTCCTCGTCGGAGCTGAGGATGCCGATGCTGCCCGTCGCTCCGTGCTCGCGCAGCGCGCGGGCGGCGTCATCGGCGACCTGCCCGCCCCCGATGATCAGATGGTCGTACGAGGTCATCTCGGAGATCTCCTTCGTCACGGCGTCGGGATACCCCGAGTAGACCTGCTGGGCCGGAGAACGTCGAGCCCTGGGCGGAAGATCGACCGTTCGGTCCTGCCGCACGGCCGCGGGTGTGAGGTTCACGAAGACGCCTGCTCACCGTGCCCGCACCCGCCGTACCGTGTCAGAGGCACAAGAAGCCCTCCCGCCGTCCCCTCCCCCGGAGCAGCACCGCACGATGAGCACGACCACGCAGCCCTCCCCCGCCCCCGCGACGGCCCGTCGCCGGCCCGGTCTGAAGGCGCGCCACCTGCACTTCATCGCGCTCGGCTCCGCGATCGGGACGGGCCTGTTCTACGGCTCGGCCGGGGCGATCCAGGCCGCCGGGCCCGCCGTCCTGCTGGTGTATCTCGTGGGCGGCGCCGTCGTGTACTTCATGCTGCGCGCCCTCGGGGAGATGGCGGTGCGGATGCCGATCTCCGGCTCCTTCGCCGAGTACACGCGCCGCTTCCTGGGCCCCTGGGCCGGGTACATCACCGGCTGGATGTTCGCCTTCGAGATGCTCATCGTCTGCCTCGCCGATCTCACCGCGATCGCGATCTACATGCGGTTGTGGTTCCCGGACACCGCGCAGTGGATCTGGGTGGCGGCCACGCTGCTCATCGTGGGCGCCGCGAACCTCGCGAGCGTGCGCTGGTTCGGGGAGCTCGAGTTCGTGTTCACGATCATCAAGGTCGGTGCCGTGATCGCGATGATCGTGGGCGGCGCGGCGATCCTCGCCTTCGGGCTCGGCGACCCCTCCACCCCCACCGGGCTGGGGAACCTCACGGCCGACGGTGGCTTCTTCCCGCACGGTCCGGGCGGGATGATCAGCGCCTTCATCCTGGTGCTGTTCGCCTTCGGCGGCACCGAGATCATCGGCGTGGCCGGCACCGAGGCGGAGGATCCGGGCACCGCGATCCCGAAGGCCGTGAACACCGTGCCGGTGCGGATCCTGCTGTTCTACGTGCTCGCGATCGGGGTGATCCTGCTGCTGACCCCCTGGCAGCAGATCACCGGCGAGGAGTCGCCGTTCGTGCAGATCTTCTCCACCCTCGGCGTGAACTGGGCGGCGGCGCTGCTGAACGTCGTGGTGATCACCGCGGCGCTCTCGGCCATCAACGCGGACCTCTTCGGCGCCGGCCGCGTGGTCGCCGGCATGGCCCGGGAGCGCCTCGCCCCGCGGGCGCTCGCGAGCACGGTCCGGGGAGTCCCCGTCGTCACCACGCTCGCGATGCTGGGCGTGCTGGTGGTGGGGGTCGCGCTGAACTGGGCGCTGCCCGAGAGCGTGTTCACCATCGTCGCCTCGCTCGCCACCTTCGCGACCGTCTTCGTGTGGCTGATGATCCTCCTCGCGCAGGTCGCCTCCCGCCGCGGCATGAGCCGCCCGGAGCGGGACGCCCTCGAGTTCCCGGTGCCGCTGTGGCCCTACGGGCAGGCCTTCGCGATCGCGTTCATCCTCTTCACCTTCGGGATCATGGTGTGGCAGCGCGAATACCACACGGCGCTGCTGGTGGGAGTCGGCTTCGTGGCGGGGATGTCGCTGCTGTACGCGGCGACGGGCCGGCACCGCCGCTGACCGGTGCGGCAGAATGGGGGCCGACACCGCTGTCCCCGGGCGAGGAGGCCCCTCATGGACGAGATCGTGATCGTCGCCGCTGCCCGCACCCCGCAGGGCCGCCTGCTCGGGGCGCTGTCCTCCCTCTCCGCCCCGCAGCTCGGCGCCCGCGCCCTCGAGGGGGCGCTCGCGCGCGGCGGCGTCGACCAGGCCGCGGTGGATGCCGTGATCATGGGGCAGGTGCTGCCCGCCGGCTCGGGCCAGAACCCGGCCCGCCAGGCGGCGATCGGTGCCGGGATCGGCTGGGACGTGCCGGCGCACGGCGTCGACAAGGTGTGCCTCTCGGGCCTGACCGCGGTGATCGACGCGGCGCGGATGATCGCCGTGGGCGATGCGGAGGTGGTGGCCGCCGGGGGCATGGAGTCGATGTCCCAGGCGCCCCACCTGCTCATGCGCTCGCGCACCGGATGGAAGTACGGGGCCGTCGAGGCGCTCGACCACATGGCCCATGACGGCCTCACCGATGCCTACGACCGCGAGAGCATGGGGCAGTCCACCGAGCGGCACAACCCCCGCTTCGGGGTCACGCGCGAGGAGCAGGACCACGTCGCGGCCCTCTCGCACCAGCGCGCCGCCGCGGCCGCGGGCGCGGGCATCCTCGCCGAGGAGATCGTGCCCGTCGAGGTGCCGCAGCGTCGCGGCGATCCGCTCGTGGTGACCGCCGACGAGGGGATCCGCCCCGAGACCACGCCCGAGGCCCTCGCGGCGCTGCGCCCCGCCTTCGCCGAGGGCGGCAGCATCACCGCGGGAAACTCCTCGCAGATCTCCGACGGCGCGGCGGCGCTGCTGCTCACCACCCGCTCGCGCGCCGCGCAGGAGGGATGGCAGGTGCTGGCCTCGCTCGGGGCCTGGGGCCAGACGGCCGGGCCGGACAACTCCCTGCAGGCGCAGCCCGCCGACGCGATCGCCCGGGCGCTCGCGAGGCAGGGCCTCGCCGCCGCCGCTCTGGACCTCGTGGAGATCAACGAGGCCTTCGGGGCGGTGGTCGCCCATTCGCAGCGCGCCCTCGGCCTGCCCGAGGAGATCGTGAACCCCCACGGCGGGGGCATCGCCCTCGGCCATCCGATCGGCGCCTCCGGCGCGCGGCTCGTCGTCCATGCCGCCCATGAGCTGCGCCGTCGCGGCTCCGGCACGGCCGCGGTCGCGCTCTGCGGCGGGGGCGGGCAGGGCGAGGCGCTCCTGCTCACCCGCTGAGGGCGCGAGCCGCCCGCGGCCCCGAGTTCGGCGGCTCGAACTCGCAGGTTTGCTAGCGTTCGAGCATGTCCGTCTCCGAGCTCTCGATGAGCACCCAGAACTACCTCAAGGCGATCTGGAGCCTCGGGGAATGGTCCACGGACCCCGTCACCACCTCCGCGCTCGCGGCCCGCGTGGGCGTGCGGCTCTCGACGGTCTCGGACGCGCTGCGCAAGCTCACCGAGCAGGGGCTGCTCGAGCACACCCCGTACGGCGCGATCACCCTCAGCGAGCAGGGCCGCACCCACGCGCTGGCGATGGTGCGCCGCCACCGGCTGATCGAGACGTTCCTCGTCGAGGTGCTGGACTACAGCTGGGACCAGGTCCATGACGAGGCCGAGCACCTCGAGCACGCCGTCTCCGACTTCCTCGTCGAGCGGATGGACCAGCACCTGGGCCATCCCTCGCGCGATCCGCACGGCGACCCGATCCCCGCCGCCGACGGCAGCGTCGAGCGGCCGGACGCCGTGCTGCTGTCCGAGCTTCCCGCCGGGTCGACGGTTCGGGTGGAGCGGATCTCGGACGCGGACCCGCAGCTGCTCACCTTCTTCGCCGAACGGGGCATCGGGATGGGCACCGTGCTGGACGTGCGCCCCGGCACGCCGTTCTCCGACGCGGTCGAGGTCGCGGTCAGCGGAGCGCAGGAGAGCCTGACGCTGGGCCGCTCCGCGACCGGCGCGGTGTGGGTCACGCTCGCGCCGGGCTCGCCCTCCGGCGCCGACGCGCGCTGAGCGCCCGGCCCAGCAGCCCGCGCCGCGGCTCGAGCAGGTACACCAGGGCGAACACCGCGCCCTGCACGAGCACCACCAGCCCGCCCGAGGAGGCATCCACCCAGAAGCTGAGCAGGATGCCCAGCACCGCGGAGCTCACGGAGATCGCGGGGGCGATCAGCAGCATCCGGCTGAAGCGGTCCGTGAGCAGGTGCGCCGTGGCGCCGGGGACGATGAGCATCGCGACCACGAGCACCACCCCCACCACCTGCAGCGCGACCACCGCGGTGAGGGCCAGCACGCCCAGCAGCAGGCCGCCCAGGAAGCGGGGCGAGAGGCCGATGGCCCGCGCGTGCAGCGGGTCGAAGGCGTAGAGCGTGAGGTCTCGTCGCTTGAGCAGGAGCGTCACGAGCGCGACGCCGGCCAGCAGGCAGATCTGCAGCAGGTCCCCGCGCGAGACCCCGAGGATGTTGCCGAAGATGATGTGGTTCAGGTCCGTCTGGCTGGGGGTCACCGAGATCAGCACGAGCCCGAGGGCGAACAGGGTGGTGAACACGATCCCGATCGCGGCATCCTCCTTCACCCGGCTGGTGCCGCGGACCGCTCCGATGAGCACGACGGCGAGGAGCCCGAAGACGAGCGCGCCGAGGGCGAACGGCGCCCCGACCATGTAGGCGAGGACCACGCCGGGCAGCACGGCGTGGGAGACGGCGTCCCCCATCAGCGACCAGCCCACCAGCACGAGCCAGCAGGACAGCAGGGCGCACACGACTGCGGCGGCGACCGTCGCCAGGAGCGCCCGCAGCATGAAGTCGTACTGCAGCGGCACGAGGACCAGGTCGAGCAGGCTCATGCCGCGCCTCCCTCGTCGAGGCGGCCCAGCGGGTCGAGTCCGAAGGCGAGCGCGAGCCGCTCCGGTGCGAGGGCCTCCTGCACCGGTCCCTGGAAGAGCACCCGGCGCAGCAGCAGCACCGCCTCGTCGGCGAGCTGGGGCAGGGCGTGGAGGTCGTGGGTGGAGACGAGCACGGTGCATCCGTCGGCCGCGAGCTCGCGCAGCAGGGAGACCATCGTGGCCTCGCTGCGCTTGTCGACCCCGGCGAAGGGCTCGTCCAGCAGCAGCACCCGCGCCCCCTGCGCGATGCCGCGCGCCACGAAGGCGCGCTTGCGCTGCCCTCCGGAGAGCCGGCCGATCTGGCGGTCCGCGTACTCGGTGAGCTCCACCCGCTCGAGCGCCTCCGCGACCGCGCGCCTGTCCGCGGGACGCACCCGACGGGTGAGGCCCTGGTGGCCGTAGCGGCCCATCATCACCACGTCCCGGACGGAGACGGGGAAGGCCCAGTCCACGTGCTCGCTCTGCGGGACGTAGCCGACCAGGCCGCGGGCGCGCGCCGCGCGGGGGTCCGCGCCGCCGAGCGCTACCGTGCCGGCGTCGGGCCGCAGCATCCCCATGATCGCGGTGAACAGGGTCGACTTCCCCGAGCCGTTCATGCCGATCAGCCCGGTCACGCGCCCGGGGGCGACCTCGAGGCTCGCCCCGTCCAGGGCCGTCACCTCGCCGTAGCGCACCACGAGATCCTGCACGCTGATGGCCGTCATGCCGCGCCTCCCGTCAGCGCCTCGACGATGGTGTCGGCGTCGTGGTGCAGCAGGTCGAGGTAGGTGGGCACCGGGCCGTCCGGCGCCGAGAGCGAGTCGACGTAGAGGGTGCCGCCGAACTGCGCGTCGGTCGCCTCGACCACCTGCTGCATCGGCGCGTCCGAGACGGTGGACTCGCAGAACACGGCCGGGACGTCCTGGGCGTCGACGTGGTCGATCACCGCGGCGATCTGCTGCGGGGTGGCCTGCTGCTCGGCGTTGACGGGCCAGATGTACTGCTCGCTCAGGCCCACGTCCCGCGCGAGGTAGGAGAAGGCGCCCTCGCAGGTCACCAGCGAGCGCTGCTCCTCGGGCACGGTCTCGAGCTCGGCGACGAGGTCGTCGTGGACCTCCTGCAGCTGCGCGGTGTACTCCGCGCCCTGGGCGGCGTAGTCCTCGGCGTGCTCGGGATCCAGCTGGGAGAACGCCTCGACCATGTTCTCGACGTAGACCTGCACGTTCAGCGGGCTCATCCAGGCGTGCGGGTTCGGCTTGCCGGCGTCGACGTCGCCGGTGATGTCCATGACCTCGACCCCCTCGGAGACCACCACACGGGGCACGTCCACGGAGTCGACGAACTGGGCGAACCACGCCTCGAGCCCCAGGCCGTTGTCGAGCACGAGATCCGCCTCGGAGGCGGCGGCGATGTCGCGCGGGGTGGGTTCGTAGCCGTGGATCTCGGCCCCGGCCTTGGTGAGGGAGGCGACCTCGAGGTGGTCCCCGGCCACGTTCTGCGCGATGTCCGCGAGCACCGTGAAGGTGGTCAGCACCAGGGGCCTGTCCTTCTCGGCCCCGCTGGAGGCGATCCCGCACCCCGCGAGCACGAGCGCCCCGACGACAGCGGCGCCGAGCATCCTCCACCAGCGTGTACGCATCACAGCACATCCTTCTTCGTTGTCCCGCACTGCCAATGTTCGTTGCACCGAACTTGTCAGATCCTACCCGCCCGACGGAGAGCGACGCGCCGACGCCCGTCATCCATTCGTTGATGCATGCATTAGAGTGCCGGCGTGGAATCCCTGGAACTGCCCTGGCTCGATACGCCCGAGTCGCGCCCGCTCGCCGAGCGCATCGCCGCCTCCGTCGCGCAGCAGATCGCCGAGGGGGACATCGAGCCCGGCGAGCTGCTCACCGAGGTCGAGGTCGCCGCCCGGCACGGCGCGAGCCGCACCCCCGCCCGCGAGGCGATGCTGAAGCTCGAGCGATGGGGCCTGGTGCGCCTGGTGCCGAAGAAGGGCGCGCTGGTCACGAGCCCCACGGCGCGGGAGCGGCGTGAGCTGCTGTCGGTGCGTTCGATGCTCGAGAGCCACGCCGTCACCCGCATCGCGGAGTCCGAGCCGCAGCGCGCCGCGCTGCTCGCCGAGCTCGCCCCGCTCCTCGAGGCCCAGCGGGAAGCCGTCGGCCGCCCGGCGGAGTTCGCGCTGCTCGACCATTCCTTCCATCTGCGGATCGCGCTGCGCGACGAGAACCGGGTCGTCGAGGAGATCCTCCGCTCGCTGAGCCCGCGCCTGTTCCGGCTCACGCACCTCGCGGTCACCGCTCCCGCCGCGGATCTCGCCGCCCTCCACCGCGAGCACGCGGAGCTCGCCGAGGCGGTGCGCCGGCGGGACGTGGCCCGCTTCCGCACCCTCATCGACCGCCACCTGGTCGCCGGACACGAGCACTACGAGGTCATGCCGTGAGCCGCCGGGGCGTCGCGCCCTGGCTGCGGGTGGCACCGACCGGCTTCGTGCTCGCGTGGGGCGGCAACCACTTCACGCCGCTGCTGCACGTGTACGAGACGGTGGGCGGCTACGCGCCGTGGCAGGCGAATCTGCTGCTGGGCATGTACGTGGTGGGGCTGGTGCCCGGGATGCTGCTGGCCGCCGCGCTCTCGGACCGCCACGGCCGCCGGCCCCTGGCCGTCGTGGGCCTGCTCAGCGCCGCGCTCGCGAGCGCGCTGCTGGCCCTGGGGATGGGCAGCTTCCCGGTGCTGTGCCTGGGCCGCGCGATCGCGGGGATCGGGGTGGGCATCGGCATGTCCGTGGGCTCGAGCTGGATCAAGGAGCTCTCCGCCCCTCCGCACGAGGCCGAGGCGACCCCCACGGCGGGGGCCCGGCGCTCCTCGATGACCCTCACCCTCGGCTTCGCGATCGGCGCCGGGGCGACGGGCTCGCTCGCGCAGTGGGCGCCGCTGCCGGGGCAGCTCCCCTACCTCGCCCACCTGCTGCTGTGCCTCGTCGCGGCCGCGGCGCTGCCCACCGCCCCGGAGAGCCTCCCGCGCTCGCTGCGCGCCCGCGGCTCCCTGCGGGAGGACCTGCGCGTCCCCTCGGCCGGCCATCCGATCTTCCGGCGCCTCGTGCTGCCCGCGGCGCCGTGGGTGTTCGCCGCGGCGGGCGTCGCCTACGCGATCCTGCCCAGCACCGTCGAGGACCGCCTCGGCGACTCCGCGACGATCTACGCGACCGGCCTGACCGTGCTCACCCTCGGCGTCGGCGCCCTCGCACAGGGCACCGTCGCTCTGCTGAACCGGCTCACGCGCGGCCGCGCGCTGCTGGTGGGCATGAGCGGCATGGCGGTGGGGATGGCCCTGGCCGCGCTCGCGAGCACCCTGCACAGCCCCCTGTTCGTGGCGGGCGTGGCCGCGGTGCTCGGCGCCTCCTACGGGGTGTGCGTGGTGGCGGGGCTGCTCATCGCCCAGTCCCTCGCGACCCCGCGGGACCTCGCCGGCATCACCGGGGTGTACTACTCGCTCGCCTACCTCGGGTTCCTGCTGCCCACCCTCCTCGCGGCGCTCACGCCGGTGCTGTCGTACACCGGCGGGCTGCTCGGCGTCGCCGCGCTCAGCGTGCTGTGCCTGGCGCTCGTGGCCCTCGGGCTGCGCCGGCCCCCGGCGGTCCCGACGACCGCGCCGGACAGCGCGGCCCTCCCGGCCGCGGAGGAGGAGCTGGCGCTCACCCGGTGACGGTGCGGGCGATCTCGTGGATCTGCTCGAGCCGGCCCCACTCGTCGTCATCCGTGCCGGCGTAGACGTAGGAGATGCGGCCGGCGTAGCCGACGTCGCGCAGCACGGTGAGGGCGCGGGTCAGATCCTCCGCATCGAGCACGCCCGGCGAGGTCTCGCGTGCCTTGACCTGGGAGCACTCCGCGCCCCCGGCCACGGCGGCGATCTGCTCGTACTTGTCCTCGCCGGTCCAGTTGCCGGTGTCGATGAGCAGGCCCACCTCGCCCTCGAGCCGGTCGAGCAGGTCCCGCGTGGTGGCCGCGTCGACCAGCAGCGACTTCCAGTTCTCGGTGAGCAGGCGGAGGCCGGGATGCGCCGCGGCGAGCGCCCGGAGCCGGCGAGCGCTCAGCGCGAGCGTCTCCTGCGTCGGCGGCTGGTCCCCGGCGGGCACCCGCACCCGCGGGGCGCCGAGCTGCTCGGCGATCTCGATCCAGCCCGACAGCCAGCGCTGCTGCTGCTCGCCGCGCTCGGGGTGGGTCACGTCCCCGTCGTCCACGAGGAAGCACTCGAGGTCCACGCCGGCGGCGCGGAAGGCGTCGCGCACCTCGGCGAGATACGAGGCCTCGGTGCGCGGCAGGTAGAAGTGGCACAGCTGGGCGCTGGCGAATCCGTGTGCGGCGAGCTGCGCGGGCAGCTCGAGCAGGTCCAGACCGTCTGTGGAGGGGTTCTCGGTGAGCACGCCGGAGGGGGCGGAGCCCGGTGCGACGAAGCGGCCCATCGTGCGGAACAGGGACCAGGTGTGGAGGGACTTGGTGGGGTCGAGAGCGTGGGGCATGGGAGCTCCTGGGGTCGGGGCGGGGAGGCGGGGACGATCAGGCCTGCTGGCAGACCCATCCGGCCGGGAGGGTCCCGGTGCGCAGCAGCTCCCGCACCCGGGCGCCGTCCTCGGCGTCGAGATCCGCATCCAGGTGCGGGTAGATGACCGGCTCCTCCTTCGCGTTGTGGTCCTCGAGCAGGGAGAGCAGCTCCCGGCAGGCGGTCTCGAGCCCCTCGGTGCCGGTGGCGGGGTCCTCGAGGTCGGCGGCGAGGGCGTCCATGCGGCGCCACAGCTCGCCGTGCTCGCGCCGCATCACCATCAGCGGCATTATCAGCGGGCCGGGCGGCAGGCGCGGGAAGACGATCTCCTCCTCGAGGTAGATGTGGCGGCGCAGCGCCTCCATCGCTCCTCGCAGCGGTGCGGCGCGGCGGCGGGGCTCCGGCTCCGTCGCGGCGAGGTACGCCTCGATGCCGGCGTCGATCTCGTGGTGCTCGCGGGTGAATGCTGCGGCGAGGGAGGGCTCCTCCTCGCCTCGGGATGTGGTGTGCATACCGTGTCCTCCTGGCGCTGCGGCACGACCGTCGCCGCTCACGCTACTCCCGTCGCCAGGCTCGGCGCGGTGCCGGGTAGGAGGTCCCAGCTGGCGCATACCCCTGCCCGGTATAGTCGCCGGCGACCTGACATCACCCCCGGAGGATCGCCCCGTGCTCACCTCACGCCCCGCCCCTGCCCTCCCGCGCCGTGCCCTGGGCGGAATCCTGGCGCTGCCCGCCCTCGCCCTCGCGGGGTGCTCACGGGATGCCGGGACGGAGGCACCGGCTGATCCGGCGCAGGAGCTGCTGAGCGCCCACGACCTCGACGGCCTCGGGGCGCGGGAGATCATCGACCGCCTCGAGGCGCTGCCGCTTCCGGAACGCCCCCAGGACCTGCTCGCCTCGGTGCTGCCGGAGAGCCTCTC comes from Brachybacterium faecium DSM 4810 and encodes:
- a CDS encoding transcriptional regulator (PFAM: Bacterial regulatory proteins, gntR family; FCD domain); this translates as MESLELPWLDTPESRPLAERIAASVAQQIAEGDIEPGELLTEVEVAARHGASRTPAREAMLKLERWGLVRLVPKKGALVTSPTARERRELLSVRSMLESHAVTRIAESEPQRAALLAELAPLLEAQREAVGRPAEFALLDHSFHLRIALRDENRVVEEILRSLSPRLFRLTHLAVTAPAADLAALHREHAELAEAVRRRDVARFRTLIDRHLVAGHEHYEVMP
- a CDS encoding sugar phosphate isomerase/epimerase (PFAM: Xylose isomerase-like TIM barrel), yielding MPHALDPTKSLHTWSLFRTMGRFVAPGSAPSGVLTENPSTDGLDLLELPAQLAAHGFASAQLCHFYLPRTEASYLAEVRDAFRAAGVDLECFLVDDGDVTHPERGEQQQRWLSGWIEIAEQLGAPRVRVPAGDQPPTQETLALSARRLRALAAAHPGLRLLTENWKSLLVDAATTRDLLDRLEGEVGLLIDTGNWTGEDKYEQIAAVAGGAECSQVKARETSPGVLDAEDLTRALTVLRDVGYAGRISYVYAGTDDDEWGRLEQIHEIARTVTG
- a CDS encoding hemerythrin HHE cation binding domain-containing protein (PFAM: Hemerythrin HHE cation binding domain), whose product is MHTTSRGEEEPSLAAAFTREHHEIDAGIEAYLAATEPEPRRRAAPLRGAMEALRRHIYLEEEIVFPRLPPGPLIMPLMVMRREHGELWRRMDALAADLEDPATGTEGLETACRELLSLLEDHNAKEEPVIYPHLDADLDAEDGARVRELLRTGTLPAGWVCQQA
- a CDS encoding Major Facilitator Superfamily transporter (PFAM: Major Facilitator Superfamily) → MSRRGVAPWLRVAPTGFVLAWGGNHFTPLLHVYETVGGYAPWQANLLLGMYVVGLVPGMLLAAALSDRHGRRPLAVVGLLSAALASALLALGMGSFPVLCLGRAIAGIGVGIGMSVGSSWIKELSAPPHEAEATPTAGARRSSMTLTLGFAIGAGATGSLAQWAPLPGQLPYLAHLLLCLVAAAALPTAPESLPRSLRARGSLREDLRVPSAGHPIFRRLVLPAAPWVFAAAGVAYAILPSTVEDRLGDSATIYATGLTVLTLGVGALAQGTVALLNRLTRGRALLVGMSGMAVGMALAALASTLHSPLFVAGVAAVLGASYGVCVVAGLLIAQSLATPRDLAGITGVYYSLAYLGFLLPTLLAALTPVLSYTGGLLGVAALSVLCLALVALGLRRPPAVPTTAPDSAALPAAEEELALTR
- a CDS encoding ABC-type metal ion transport system, periplasmic component/surface adhesin (PFAM: Periplasmic solute binding protein family), whose translation is MRTRWWRMLGAAVVGALVLAGCGIASSGAEKDRPLVLTTFTVLADIAQNVAGDHLEVASLTKAGAEIHGYEPTPRDIAAASEADLVLDNGLGLEAWFAQFVDSVDVPRVVVSEGVEVMDITGDVDAGKPNPHAWMSPLNVQVYVENMVEAFSQLDPEHAEDYAAQGAEYTAQLQEVHDDLVAELETVPEEQRSLVTCEGAFSYLARDVGLSEQYIWPVNAEQQATPQQIAAVIDHVDAQDVPAVFCESTVSDAPMQQVVEATDAQFGGTLYVDSLSAPDGPVPTYLDLLHHDADTIVEALTGGAA
- a CDS encoding ATPase component of Mn/Zn ABC-type transporter (PFAM: ABC transporter), with translation MTAISVQDLVVRYGEVTALDGASLEVAPGRVTGLIGMNGSGKSTLFTAIMGMLRPDAGTVALGGADPRAARARGLVGYVPQSEHVDWAFPVSVRDVVMMGRYGHQGLTRRVRPADRRAVAEALERVELTEYADRQIGRLSGGQRKRAFVARGIAQGARVLLLDEPFAGVDKRSEATMVSLLRELAADGCTVLVSTHDLHALPQLADEAVLLLRRVLFQGPVQEALAPERLALAFGLDPLGRLDEGGAA
- a CDS encoding ABC-type Mn2+/Zn2+ transport system, permease component (PFAM: ABC 3 transport family), which codes for MSLLDLVLVPLQYDFMLRALLATVAAAVVCALLSCWLVLVGWSLMGDAVSHAVLPGVVLAYMVGAPFALGALVFGLLAVVLIGAVRGTSRVKEDAAIGIVFTTLFALGLVLISVTPSQTDLNHIIFGNILGVSRGDLLQICLLAGVALVTLLLKRRDLTLYAFDPLHARAIGLSPRFLGGLLLGVLALTAVVALQVVGVVLVVAMLIVPGATAHLLTDRFSRMLLIAPAISVSSAVLGILLSFWVDASSGGLVVLVQGAVFALVYLLEPRRGLLGRALSARRRRRASPARA